Proteins from a single region of Streptococcus mitis:
- the dnaA gene encoding chromosomal replication initiator protein DnaA, with amino-acid sequence MKEKQFWNRILEFAQERLTRSMYDFYAIQAELIKVEENVATIFLPRSEMEMVWEKQLKDIIVVAGFEIYDAEITPHYIFTKPQDTTISQVEETTNSTLYDYSSKLASIPYSDTGLKEKYTFDNFIQGDGNVWAVSAALAVSEDLALTYNPLFIYGGPGLGKTHLLNAIGNEILKNIPDARVKYIPAESFINDFLEHLRLGEMEKFKKTYRSLDLLLIDDIQSLSGKKVATQEEFFNTFNVLHSNQKQIVLTSDRSPKHLEGLEERLVTRFSWGLTQNITPPDFETRIAILQSKTEHLDYNFQSDTLEYLAGQFDSNVRELEGAINDITLIARVKKIKDITIDIAAEAIRARKQDVSQMLVIPIDKIQNEVGNFYGVSVKEMKGSRRLQNIVLARQVAMYLSRELTDNSLPKIGKEFGGKDHTTVIHAHAKIKSLIDEDDNLRLEIESIKKKIK; translated from the coding sequence TTGAAAGAAAAACAATTTTGGAATCGTATATTAGAATTTGCTCAAGAAAGACTGACTCGATCCATGTATGATTTCTATGCTATTCAAGCTGAACTCATCAAGGTAGAGGAAAATGTTGCCACTATATTTTTACCACGATCTGAAATGGAAATGGTCTGGGAAAAACAACTAAAAGATATTATTGTAGTTGCTGGATTTGAAATTTATGATGCTGAGATAACTCCCCACTATATTTTCACAAAACCTCAAGATACGACTATATCACAAGTTGAAGAAACTACAAATTCAACTCTTTATGACTATAGTTCAAAATTAGCCTCTATTCCTTATTCAGATACTGGATTAAAAGAAAAATATACCTTTGATAATTTTATTCAAGGGGATGGGAATGTTTGGGCAGTATCAGCCGCTTTGGCTGTTTCTGAAGATTTAGCCTTGACCTATAATCCTCTTTTTATCTATGGAGGACCTGGCCTTGGTAAGACTCACTTACTAAATGCAATTGGGAATGAGATTTTGAAAAATATTCCTGATGCGCGTGTGAAGTACATCCCTGCTGAAAGCTTTATCAACGACTTTCTTGAACACCTGAGACTTGGTGAAATGGAAAAGTTCAAAAAAACTTACCGTAGTCTTGATCTCCTCTTAATTGATGATATCCAATCGCTGAGTGGAAAAAAAGTTGCAACTCAAGAAGAATTTTTCAATACTTTCAATGTTCTCCATAGCAATCAAAAACAAATTGTTCTGACTAGTGATCGTAGTCCTAAACACTTAGAAGGCCTTGAAGAACGGCTTGTCACGCGCTTTAGCTGGGGCTTGACGCAAAACATCACACCACCTGACTTTGAAACACGTATTGCCATTTTACAAAGTAAAACAGAGCATTTAGACTACAATTTCCAAAGTGATACCCTAGAATACCTAGCTGGCCAATTTGATTCAAACGTTCGAGAACTTGAAGGAGCAATCAACGACATCACTTTAATTGCAAGAGTGAAGAAGATTAAGGATATCACTATCGATATCGCTGCAGAAGCCATTAGAGCTCGCAAACAAGATGTTAGCCAAATGCTCGTCATCCCAATTGATAAAATCCAAAATGAAGTTGGTAACTTTTATGGTGTCAGTGTCAAAGAAATGAAGGGAAGTAGACGCCTTCAAAATATTGTTTTAGCCCGTCAAGTAGCTATGTATTTATCTAGAGAACTAACAGATAATAGTCTTCCAAAAATTGGGAAGGAATTTGGTGGAAAAGATCACACAACAGTCATTCATGCCCATGCTAAAATTAAATCTTTGATTGATGAAGACGATAATTTACGTTTAGAAATTGAATCAATCAAAAAGAAAATCAAATAA
- the dnaN gene encoding DNA polymerase III subunit beta translates to MIHFSINKNLFLQALNTTKRAISSKNAIPILSTVKIDVTNEGVTLIGSNGQISIENFISQKNEDAGLLITSLGSILLEASFFINVVSSLPDVTLDFKEIEQNQIVLTSGKSEITLKGKDSEQYPRIQEISASTPLVLETKLLKKIINETAFAASTQESRPILTGVHFVLSQHKELKTVATDSHRLSQKKLTLEKNSDDFDVVIPSRSLREFSAVFTDDIETIEIFFANNQILFRSENISFYTRLLEGNYPDTDRLIPTDFNTTITFDVVNLRQSMERARLLSSATQNGTVKLEIKDGVVSAHVHSPEVGKVNEEIDTDQVTGEDLTISFNPTYLIDSLKALNSEKVTISFISAVRPFTLVPADTDEDFMQLITPVRTN, encoded by the coding sequence ATGATTCATTTTTCAATTAATAAAAATTTATTTCTACAAGCATTAAATACTACTAAGAGAGCTATTAGTTCTAAAAATGCTATTCCTATTTTATCAACCGTAAAAATTGACGTGACCAATGAAGGTGTTACTTTAATTGGTTCAAATGGTCAAATTTCAATTGAAAATTTTATTTCTCAAAAAAATGAAGATGCTGGTTTATTAATTACTTCTTTAGGTTCGATCCTTCTTGAAGCTTCTTTCTTTATCAATGTGGTATCTAGTCTACCTGATGTGACTCTTGATTTTAAAGAAATTGAACAAAATCAAATTGTTTTAACCAGCGGCAAATCAGAAATTACCCTAAAAGGAAAAGATAGCGAACAATATCCACGAATCCAAGAAATTTCAGCAAGCACTCCTTTGGTTCTTGAAACAAAATTACTCAAGAAAATTATCAATGAAACAGCCTTTGCTGCAAGTACACAAGAGAGTCGTCCAATTTTAACAGGTGTTCATTTTGTATTAAGTCAACACAAGGAGCTAAAAACAGTGGCAACAGACTCTCATCGTCTAAGCCAGAAAAAATTAACGCTTGAGAAAAATAGTGATGATTTTGATGTTGTCATTCCTAGCCGTTCTCTACGCGAATTTTCAGCAGTATTTACAGATGATATTGAAACTATAGAGATTTTCTTTGCCAATAACCAAATCCTCTTTAGAAGCGAAAATATTAGCTTCTATACTCGTTTGTTAGAAGGTAACTATCCTGATACAGATCGTTTGATTCCAACGGACTTTAATACTACTATTACTTTTGATGTTGTAAACTTACGCCAGTCAATGGAACGTGCTCGTCTTTTATCAAGTGCTACTCAAAATGGTACTGTGAAACTTGAAATTAAAGATGGGGTTGTTAGCGCCCATGTTCACTCTCCAGAAGTTGGTAAAGTAAACGAAGAAATCGATACTGATCAAGTGACTGGTGAAGATTTGACTATTAGTTTCAACCCAACTTACTTGATTGATTCACTCAAGGCTTTAAATAGCGAAAAGGTGACCATTAGCTTTATCTCAGCTGTTCGTCCATTTACTCTTGTGCCAGCAGATACTGACGAAGACTTCATGCAGCTCATTACACCAGTTCGTACAAATTAA